In Chrysiogenia bacterium, a single genomic region encodes these proteins:
- a CDS encoding acyltransferase family protein — protein MSLEQAFPQLYGKKHGYIRRLDVKAFERHMKSFNFMDRYHRVSFEGLENVPEKGGALIVGNHGPGGFDAPFVVKHIYEERGRVVRAMADRAVFKLPVYRYFAQQMGIVEGNRQQAIEMLSDGNLMSVYPGGIRETIKRPDQKYEVRPFWGKADGFVKVALQAGVPIIPVACIGIDDIAIQIRTAEQMKDSWFMRRWQQEMGSDKYSTPMWMGLGPGMPLPVKLSYYMGWPVHTGHGPEAADNPEIVAEIKERVIVELEKLIEHGLAERERGRQRTMRAFGMGGRRLIKAAQRMGQSAQAAVVQIQRAAEQQRKTAA, from the coding sequence ATGTCTCTCGAGCAAGCATTTCCCCAGCTATACGGCAAAAAGCACGGCTACATTCGTCGCCTCGACGTGAAGGCCTTTGAGCGGCACATGAAGTCGTTCAACTTCATGGACCGGTATCACCGCGTCAGTTTCGAAGGCCTGGAAAACGTGCCCGAAAAGGGCGGCGCCCTCATCGTCGGCAACCACGGCCCCGGCGGATTCGACGCGCCGTTTGTCGTCAAGCACATCTACGAAGAGCGCGGCCGCGTCGTGCGTGCCATGGCCGACCGCGCCGTGTTCAAGCTGCCCGTCTATCGCTACTTCGCCCAGCAGATGGGCATTGTCGAGGGCAATCGCCAGCAGGCCATCGAGATGCTCAGCGATGGCAACCTGATGAGCGTCTACCCCGGCGGCATTCGCGAGACCATCAAGCGCCCCGACCAGAAGTACGAAGTCCGCCCGTTCTGGGGCAAGGCCGACGGATTCGTGAAGGTCGCGCTGCAGGCGGGCGTTCCCATCATTCCGGTCGCCTGCATCGGCATCGACGACATCGCGATCCAGATCCGCACCGCCGAGCAGATGAAGGACTCCTGGTTCATGCGTCGCTGGCAGCAGGAGATGGGCTCCGACAAGTATTCCACCCCGATGTGGATGGGCCTTGGGCCGGGCATGCCGCTTCCGGTCAAGCTCTCCTACTACATGGGCTGGCCGGTCCACACGGGCCACGGCCCCGAGGCCGCCGACAATCCCGAGATCGTCGCCGAGATCAAGGAGCGCGTGATCGTCGAGCTCGAAAAGCTCATCGAACACGGCCTTGCCGAGCGCGAGCGCGGGCGCCAGCGCACCATGCGCGCCTTCGGCATGGGCGGCCGCCGCCTGATCAAGGCCGCCCAGCGCATGGGCCAGAGCGCCCAGGCCGCCGTCGTCCAGATCCAACGCGCCGCCGAGCAGCAGCGCAAAACCGCAGCCTGA
- a CDS encoding ankyrin repeat domain-containing protein produces the protein MKTILLALSLLAFAGCTQKQENRVCTPEEMRMGRAYVVGEAWEASDPVLFGAVAAGDLALARRQIAEGADPSGRSKYASHLEFAIWREDLEMVRLLIASGAAIGQKEFASAVSSHDTELARVVLDALKEESAAPIPDISMQIAVAAYGDDVPMIALLREYGLLNLSACENNALYAASLNEAHKAMEYLLDSGAPANGPAECDSESPLMAAAYNGDRKGVDLLLRHGADPAQVHDGWTAAESAAAAGHYELADYLRALAEKK, from the coding sequence ATGAAGACGATACTACTGGCGCTAAGTCTTCTCGCTTTTGCGGGCTGCACGCAGAAACAGGAAAATCGAGTCTGCACGCCCGAAGAAATGCGCATGGGAAGAGCCTACGTTGTTGGAGAGGCCTGGGAGGCCAGTGACCCCGTTCTCTTTGGCGCGGTGGCAGCGGGTGATCTTGCACTTGCGCGACGGCAAATTGCCGAAGGTGCCGATCCTTCGGGGCGGAGCAAGTATGCCTCTCACCTGGAGTTCGCAATCTGGCGCGAGGATCTGGAAATGGTGCGCCTGCTCATCGCGTCCGGTGCTGCAATCGGGCAGAAAGAGTTCGCCTCTGCGGTGAGTTCGCACGATACCGAACTTGCGCGAGTCGTGCTGGATGCACTCAAAGAGGAATCGGCAGCGCCGATCCCTGATATCTCGATGCAGATTGCCGTCGCGGCTTATGGCGATGACGTTCCAATGATTGCACTGCTTCGCGAGTACGGACTGCTGAATCTGAGCGCCTGTGAGAACAACGCCCTCTACGCAGCCAGCCTCAACGAGGCCCACAAGGCCATGGAGTATTTGCTCGACTCGGGCGCACCTGCCAACGGCCCGGCTGAGTGCGATTCTGAGTCGCCACTCATGGCCGCTGCATACAACGGGGACCGCAAAGGCGTGGACCTGCTGCTTAGGCATGGCGCCGATCCTGCACAAGTGCACGACGGATGGACCGCTGCAGAAAGCGCTGCTGCGGCGGGTCACTACGAACTCGCCGACTACCTTCGAGCGCTGGCAGAGAAGAAATAA
- a CDS encoding DUF1207 domain-containing protein has product MNRHLLHLFVALFSAIFAPALARASAISDEPRIEACSLEEEADPVGDPAFWALPAWVVSEDACGPEPGEEEGITLFQSGNLFDTVLANPREVRAEAAVGRLSGSPTLSRLAGSHDFYNIVVWMGGDFPLVRRVNHEREDGRIDGHQIGIMPMATVLLSFSGDFGGDLVNADFNGGLYHSYRKGPLSLRTRFYHESTHLGDEFIQITNFNPNNRINLSFEALEFLASYDLWDGRVRVYGGPEFKVRVEPSAVKRWEGHVGMEWRPDLNIFVLAHPVIGVDVNPQQTHDGKPTTAVVAGLEIGKRRHHRPRVKLLARYLHGPSPYGQFRITDPSVDEFLVSFRWSQ; this is encoded by the coding sequence ATGAACCGGCACCTGCTGCACCTTTTTGTTGCCCTGTTTTCTGCGATCTTCGCGCCCGCGCTCGCACGCGCGTCCGCCATCTCCGATGAGCCCCGCATCGAGGCCTGCTCCCTCGAAGAAGAAGCCGACCCCGTGGGCGATCCCGCCTTCTGGGCGCTTCCTGCGTGGGTCGTCTCCGAGGACGCCTGCGGTCCCGAGCCCGGCGAGGAAGAGGGCATTACCCTCTTCCAGAGCGGCAACCTCTTCGACACGGTACTGGCCAACCCGCGTGAGGTGCGTGCCGAGGCCGCGGTCGGACGTCTTTCAGGCAGCCCGACGCTGAGCCGCCTGGCGGGTTCCCATGACTTCTACAACATCGTCGTGTGGATGGGCGGGGATTTTCCGCTGGTTCGACGCGTCAATCACGAGCGCGAGGACGGTCGCATCGACGGCCACCAGATCGGCATCATGCCCATGGCCACGGTGCTGCTCTCTTTCTCGGGCGACTTCGGCGGGGACCTGGTTAACGCCGACTTCAACGGCGGGCTCTACCACAGCTATCGCAAGGGGCCGCTCTCGCTGCGCACGCGCTTCTACCACGAGAGCACGCACCTGGGAGACGAGTTCATCCAGATCACGAACTTCAATCCCAACAACCGCATCAACCTGAGCTTCGAGGCGCTCGAGTTTCTGGCATCCTACGACCTGTGGGACGGGCGGGTGCGCGTCTACGGCGGTCCGGAGTTCAAGGTGCGCGTCGAACCCTCGGCGGTAAAGCGCTGGGAGGGACACGTGGGCATGGAATGGCGCCCCGACCTGAACATCTTCGTGCTGGCCCACCCGGTGATCGGCGTGGATGTCAATCCCCAGCAGACCCACGACGGAAAGCCCACCACCGCGGTCGTCGCCGGGCTGGAGATCGGCAAGCGCCGCCACCACCGTCCGCGGGTGAAGTTGCTGGCGCGTTACCTGCACGGACCCTCGCCCTACGGGCAGTTCCGCATCACCGACCCCAGCGTGGACGAGTTCCTGGTCTCCTTCCGCTGGTCGCAATAG
- a CDS encoding DNA-3-methyladenine glycosylase I translates to MSSYCDFAPGHPFHGPYHDREYGFPLRDDNRLFERLILEINQAGLSWLTILKKKDNFRAAFDGFDIATVARYGAREKKRLLSDAGIIRNRLKVEATIENARRIEALQDEYGSFKKWLDHHHPLTKDEWVKLFKKTFKFTGGEITGEFLMSTGYLPGAHAESCPVHAKIEKKKPPWMREG, encoded by the coding sequence ATGTCCAGCTATTGCGACTTCGCCCCCGGCCATCCCTTCCACGGGCCCTACCACGACCGCGAGTACGGGTTTCCGCTACGCGACGACAACCGGCTCTTCGAGCGCCTGATTCTGGAGATCAACCAGGCGGGGCTGTCCTGGCTGACGATTCTCAAGAAGAAGGACAACTTCCGCGCCGCCTTCGACGGTTTCGACATCGCCACCGTCGCCCGCTACGGCGCGCGCGAGAAGAAGCGGCTGCTCAGCGATGCCGGAATCATCCGCAACCGCCTGAAAGTCGAGGCCACCATCGAAAACGCCCGGCGCATCGAGGCGTTGCAGGATGAATATGGATCCTTCAAGAAGTGGCTTGACCACCACCACCCGCTTACGAAGGACGAGTGGGTGAAACTCTTCAAGAAGACCTTCAAATTCACCGGCGGCGAAATCACCGGCGAATTCCTGATGAGCACCGGTTACCTCCCCGGCGCCCACGCGGAGAGCTGCCCCGTGCATGCGAAGATCGAGAAGAAGAAGCCGCCGTGGATGCGGGAGGGGTGA